One segment of Carya illinoinensis cultivar Pawnee chromosome 1, C.illinoinensisPawnee_v1, whole genome shotgun sequence DNA contains the following:
- the LOC122313299 gene encoding YTH domain-containing protein ECT4 isoform X4 yields MEIGSPGVYNDNPSLLFHSGYGYNPQMPYGPYSPVTTPLPSVGGDAQLYSPQQFPFSGPPYYQQLVPPSMPYLTSPTPVSQPELTVDQQGDGMLFGQRPGFPPVGSFSRGSFPGGLGFHDSLQGIEGVRSGGIWSDWSKPSDRQRSFMPFSPAVSPQPVGTLGSFGQNVGMASQQQKPLYGFGSGLNPYNRGYLPSGFNQGSSFGSASISSLGANGRSWFSLENNKRHLRESGSLCSCNGTPDILSEQNRGPRASKPKSQTIADNNPSVENNKRSTSTAKIHDDSLNRPDFVTEYNDAKFFIIKSYSEDNVHKSIKYGVWASTPNGNRKLDAAYREAQEKQDTCPIFLFFSVNASAQFCGVAEMFGPVDFDKSVDYWQQDKWSGQFPVKWHIIKDVPNSQFRHIVLENNDNKPVTNSRDTQEVKLEQGIEMLNIFKNYETDMSILDDFDFYEERQKAMKERKARQQTGLMAVGVVGDSEHRNAVTLSGDFIKQMSKSFAQVVCMDEGSKEVTTLGERASSASDGSMGARVKLEDSITAAVSPTHTN; encoded by the exons ATGGAAATCGGATCTCCT GGTGTCTATAATGACAACCCATCTCTGCTGTTCCACTCTGGATATGGATACAACCCGCAAATGCCATATGGACCATATTCCCCAGTCACAACACCGTTGCCTTCTGTAGGTGGAGATGCACAGTTGTACTCCCCCCAGCAGTTCCCATTCTCTGGGCCACCTTATTACCAGCAGTTAGTCCCACCTAGCATGCCATATCTTACTTCACCAACACCGGTTTCACAGCCAGAGCTCACTGTTGACCAACAAGGTGATGGCATGCTTTTTGGACAAAGGCCTGGTTTTCCACCTGTGGGATCCTTCAGCAGAGGCAGTTTTCCTGGTGGCCTAGGTTTTCACGATTCTCTGCAAGGAATTGAAGGAGTAAGATCTGGAGGAATATGGTCAGATTGGTCTAAACCTTCAGACAGGCAGAGGTCTTTTATGCCTTTCTCACCAGCTGTATCTCCACAGCCTGTTGGCACACTTGGGTCATTTGGACAGAATGTTGGAATG GCTTCTCAACAGCAAAAACCATTGTATGGGTTTGGATCTGGTTTGAACCCCTATAACCGAGGCTATCTGCCTAGTGGTTTCAATCAGGGGTCAAGCTTTGGAAGTGCATCCATTTCCAGTTTGGGAGCAAATGGTCGGAGTTGGTTTTCACTGGAGAATAACAAGAGACACCTCAGGGAAAGTGGTTCTCTGTGCAGTTGTAATGGTACTCCTGACATCCTCAGTGAGCAGAACAGAGGACCAAGAGCCTCAAAGCCAAAGAGTCAAACCATAGCTGACAATAATCCTTCTGTTGAAAATAATAAACGTAGCACTTCTACTGCCAAGATCCATGATGATTCACTCAACCGACCAGATTTTGTCACAGAGTACAATGATGCTAAGTTCTTCATCATAAAATCTTACAGTGAGGATAATGTTCATAAGAGTATCAAATATGGTGTCTGGGCCAGCACACCAAATGGGAATAGAAAATTAGATGCTGCTTATCGTGAAGCTCAGGAGAAGCAAGATACTTGCCCAATCTTTCTATTCTTTTCG GTGAATGCCAGTGCTCAGTTTTGTGGGGTGGCTGAAATGTTTGGACCTGTTGATTTTGACAAGAGTGTGGATTACTGGCAGCAAGATAAATGGAGTGGGCAATTTCCTGTGAAGTGGCATATAATCAAAGATGTCCCAAACAGTCAGTTCCGTCACATTGTACTTGAAAATAATGACAACAAGCCTGTAACTAACAGTCGGGACACACAGGAG GTGAAGTTGGAGCAGGGTATTGAGATGTTGAACATTTTCAAGAATTATGAAACGGATATGTCCATTCtagatgattttgatttttatgaAGAGAGGCAGAAAGCCatgaaagaaaggaaagctCGACAACAAACGGGTCTGATGGCTGTTGGAGTAGTTGGAGACAGTGAACACAGAAATGCCGTTACACTATCAGGTGATTTCATCAAGCAGATGTCAAAGAGTTTTGCTCAAGTCGTTTGCATGGATGAGGGTAGCAAAGAGGTAACAACTCTTGGGGAAAGAGCTAGTTCTGCCTCAGATGGCTCAATGGGTGCCAGAGTCAAACTTGAAGATTCTATTACAGCAGCTGTCTCTCCTACTCATACCAATTAG
- the LOC122313299 gene encoding YTH domain-containing protein ECT4 isoform X1: protein MAASPDRTPDSTMSLSLLIMDAEEKPSQPDNNNEQPHPIKNEIAVAPNSSQDAATIVHQRDAAGLTGSFASSGDRSVYPPNIYAPQAQPFYYRGYDNASGEWDEYPPYVNAEGMEIGSPGVYNDNPSLLFHSGYGYNPQMPYGPYSPVTTPLPSVGGDAQLYSPQQFPFSGPPYYQQLVPPSMPYLTSPTPVSQPELTVDQQGDGMLFGQRPGFPPVGSFSRGSFPGGLGFHDSLQGIEGVRSGGIWSDWSKPSDRQRSFMPFSPAVSPQPVGTLGSFGQNVGMASQQQKPLYGFGSGLNPYNRGYLPSGFNQGSSFGSASISSLGANGRSWFSLENNKRHLRESGSLCSCNGTPDILSEQNRGPRASKPKSQTIADNNPSVENNKRSTSTAKIHDDSLNRPDFVTEYNDAKFFIIKSYSEDNVHKSIKYGVWASTPNGNRKLDAAYREAQEKQDTCPIFLFFSVNASAQFCGVAEMFGPVDFDKSVDYWQQDKWSGQFPVKWHIIKDVPNSQFRHIVLENNDNKPVTNSRDTQEVKLEQGIEMLNIFKNYETDMSILDDFDFYEERQKAMKERKARQQTGLMAVGVVGDSEHRNAVTLSGDFIKQMSKSFAQVVCMDEGSKEVTTLGERASSASDGSMGARVKLEDSITAAVSPTHTN, encoded by the exons ATGGCGGCAAGTCCAGATCGTACCCCTG ACTCTACTATGTCACTGAGCTTACTAATCATGGATGCAGAAGAGAAACCTTCTCAACCAGATAACAATAATGAACAG CCTCATCCAATAAAGAATGAGATTGCGGTTGCTCCTAACAGTTCTCAGGATGCTGCCACAATAGTCCATCAAAGGGATGCTGCAGGTCTAACAGGTTCATTTGCTTCAAGTGGAGATCGCTCTGTTTACCCACCTAACATCTATGCTCCTCAGGCCCAGCCCTTCTACTATCGAG GTTATGACAATGCAAGTGGTGAATGGGATGAATATCCTCCATATGTCAATGCTGAGGGAATGGAAATCGGATCTCCT GGTGTCTATAATGACAACCCATCTCTGCTGTTCCACTCTGGATATGGATACAACCCGCAAATGCCATATGGACCATATTCCCCAGTCACAACACCGTTGCCTTCTGTAGGTGGAGATGCACAGTTGTACTCCCCCCAGCAGTTCCCATTCTCTGGGCCACCTTATTACCAGCAGTTAGTCCCACCTAGCATGCCATATCTTACTTCACCAACACCGGTTTCACAGCCAGAGCTCACTGTTGACCAACAAGGTGATGGCATGCTTTTTGGACAAAGGCCTGGTTTTCCACCTGTGGGATCCTTCAGCAGAGGCAGTTTTCCTGGTGGCCTAGGTTTTCACGATTCTCTGCAAGGAATTGAAGGAGTAAGATCTGGAGGAATATGGTCAGATTGGTCTAAACCTTCAGACAGGCAGAGGTCTTTTATGCCTTTCTCACCAGCTGTATCTCCACAGCCTGTTGGCACACTTGGGTCATTTGGACAGAATGTTGGAATG GCTTCTCAACAGCAAAAACCATTGTATGGGTTTGGATCTGGTTTGAACCCCTATAACCGAGGCTATCTGCCTAGTGGTTTCAATCAGGGGTCAAGCTTTGGAAGTGCATCCATTTCCAGTTTGGGAGCAAATGGTCGGAGTTGGTTTTCACTGGAGAATAACAAGAGACACCTCAGGGAAAGTGGTTCTCTGTGCAGTTGTAATGGTACTCCTGACATCCTCAGTGAGCAGAACAGAGGACCAAGAGCCTCAAAGCCAAAGAGTCAAACCATAGCTGACAATAATCCTTCTGTTGAAAATAATAAACGTAGCACTTCTACTGCCAAGATCCATGATGATTCACTCAACCGACCAGATTTTGTCACAGAGTACAATGATGCTAAGTTCTTCATCATAAAATCTTACAGTGAGGATAATGTTCATAAGAGTATCAAATATGGTGTCTGGGCCAGCACACCAAATGGGAATAGAAAATTAGATGCTGCTTATCGTGAAGCTCAGGAGAAGCAAGATACTTGCCCAATCTTTCTATTCTTTTCG GTGAATGCCAGTGCTCAGTTTTGTGGGGTGGCTGAAATGTTTGGACCTGTTGATTTTGACAAGAGTGTGGATTACTGGCAGCAAGATAAATGGAGTGGGCAATTTCCTGTGAAGTGGCATATAATCAAAGATGTCCCAAACAGTCAGTTCCGTCACATTGTACTTGAAAATAATGACAACAAGCCTGTAACTAACAGTCGGGACACACAGGAG GTGAAGTTGGAGCAGGGTATTGAGATGTTGAACATTTTCAAGAATTATGAAACGGATATGTCCATTCtagatgattttgatttttatgaAGAGAGGCAGAAAGCCatgaaagaaaggaaagctCGACAACAAACGGGTCTGATGGCTGTTGGAGTAGTTGGAGACAGTGAACACAGAAATGCCGTTACACTATCAGGTGATTTCATCAAGCAGATGTCAAAGAGTTTTGCTCAAGTCGTTTGCATGGATGAGGGTAGCAAAGAGGTAACAACTCTTGGGGAAAGAGCTAGTTCTGCCTCAGATGGCTCAATGGGTGCCAGAGTCAAACTTGAAGATTCTATTACAGCAGCTGTCTCTCCTACTCATACCAATTAG
- the LOC122313299 gene encoding YTH domain-containing protein ECT4 isoform X2: MQKRNLLNQITIMNSGIFHLCMCFQPHPIKNEIAVAPNSSQDAATIVHQRDAAGLTGSFASSGDRSVYPPNIYAPQAQPFYYRGYDNASGEWDEYPPYVNAEGMEIGSPGVYNDNPSLLFHSGYGYNPQMPYGPYSPVTTPLPSVGGDAQLYSPQQFPFSGPPYYQQLVPPSMPYLTSPTPVSQPELTVDQQGDGMLFGQRPGFPPVGSFSRGSFPGGLGFHDSLQGIEGVRSGGIWSDWSKPSDRQRSFMPFSPAVSPQPVGTLGSFGQNVGMASQQQKPLYGFGSGLNPYNRGYLPSGFNQGSSFGSASISSLGANGRSWFSLENNKRHLRESGSLCSCNGTPDILSEQNRGPRASKPKSQTIADNNPSVENNKRSTSTAKIHDDSLNRPDFVTEYNDAKFFIIKSYSEDNVHKSIKYGVWASTPNGNRKLDAAYREAQEKQDTCPIFLFFSVNASAQFCGVAEMFGPVDFDKSVDYWQQDKWSGQFPVKWHIIKDVPNSQFRHIVLENNDNKPVTNSRDTQEVKLEQGIEMLNIFKNYETDMSILDDFDFYEERQKAMKERKARQQTGLMAVGVVGDSEHRNAVTLSGDFIKQMSKSFAQVVCMDEGSKEVTTLGERASSASDGSMGARVKLEDSITAAVSPTHTN, translated from the exons ATGCAGAAGAGAAACCTTCTCAACCAGATAACAATAATGAACAG tggTATTTTTCATCTTTGTATGTGTTTCCAGCCTCATCCAATAAAGAATGAGATTGCGGTTGCTCCTAACAGTTCTCAGGATGCTGCCACAATAGTCCATCAAAGGGATGCTGCAGGTCTAACAGGTTCATTTGCTTCAAGTGGAGATCGCTCTGTTTACCCACCTAACATCTATGCTCCTCAGGCCCAGCCCTTCTACTATCGAG GTTATGACAATGCAAGTGGTGAATGGGATGAATATCCTCCATATGTCAATGCTGAGGGAATGGAAATCGGATCTCCT GGTGTCTATAATGACAACCCATCTCTGCTGTTCCACTCTGGATATGGATACAACCCGCAAATGCCATATGGACCATATTCCCCAGTCACAACACCGTTGCCTTCTGTAGGTGGAGATGCACAGTTGTACTCCCCCCAGCAGTTCCCATTCTCTGGGCCACCTTATTACCAGCAGTTAGTCCCACCTAGCATGCCATATCTTACTTCACCAACACCGGTTTCACAGCCAGAGCTCACTGTTGACCAACAAGGTGATGGCATGCTTTTTGGACAAAGGCCTGGTTTTCCACCTGTGGGATCCTTCAGCAGAGGCAGTTTTCCTGGTGGCCTAGGTTTTCACGATTCTCTGCAAGGAATTGAAGGAGTAAGATCTGGAGGAATATGGTCAGATTGGTCTAAACCTTCAGACAGGCAGAGGTCTTTTATGCCTTTCTCACCAGCTGTATCTCCACAGCCTGTTGGCACACTTGGGTCATTTGGACAGAATGTTGGAATG GCTTCTCAACAGCAAAAACCATTGTATGGGTTTGGATCTGGTTTGAACCCCTATAACCGAGGCTATCTGCCTAGTGGTTTCAATCAGGGGTCAAGCTTTGGAAGTGCATCCATTTCCAGTTTGGGAGCAAATGGTCGGAGTTGGTTTTCACTGGAGAATAACAAGAGACACCTCAGGGAAAGTGGTTCTCTGTGCAGTTGTAATGGTACTCCTGACATCCTCAGTGAGCAGAACAGAGGACCAAGAGCCTCAAAGCCAAAGAGTCAAACCATAGCTGACAATAATCCTTCTGTTGAAAATAATAAACGTAGCACTTCTACTGCCAAGATCCATGATGATTCACTCAACCGACCAGATTTTGTCACAGAGTACAATGATGCTAAGTTCTTCATCATAAAATCTTACAGTGAGGATAATGTTCATAAGAGTATCAAATATGGTGTCTGGGCCAGCACACCAAATGGGAATAGAAAATTAGATGCTGCTTATCGTGAAGCTCAGGAGAAGCAAGATACTTGCCCAATCTTTCTATTCTTTTCG GTGAATGCCAGTGCTCAGTTTTGTGGGGTGGCTGAAATGTTTGGACCTGTTGATTTTGACAAGAGTGTGGATTACTGGCAGCAAGATAAATGGAGTGGGCAATTTCCTGTGAAGTGGCATATAATCAAAGATGTCCCAAACAGTCAGTTCCGTCACATTGTACTTGAAAATAATGACAACAAGCCTGTAACTAACAGTCGGGACACACAGGAG GTGAAGTTGGAGCAGGGTATTGAGATGTTGAACATTTTCAAGAATTATGAAACGGATATGTCCATTCtagatgattttgatttttatgaAGAGAGGCAGAAAGCCatgaaagaaaggaaagctCGACAACAAACGGGTCTGATGGCTGTTGGAGTAGTTGGAGACAGTGAACACAGAAATGCCGTTACACTATCAGGTGATTTCATCAAGCAGATGTCAAAGAGTTTTGCTCAAGTCGTTTGCATGGATGAGGGTAGCAAAGAGGTAACAACTCTTGGGGAAAGAGCTAGTTCTGCCTCAGATGGCTCAATGGGTGCCAGAGTCAAACTTGAAGATTCTATTACAGCAGCTGTCTCTCCTACTCATACCAATTAG
- the LOC122313262 gene encoding 50S ribosomal protein L20, producing the protein MNKDKIFKLAKGFRGRAKNCIRIARERVEKALQYSYRDRRNKKRDMRSLWIQRINAGTRQHGVSYGNFMHGLLKENIQLNRKVLSELSMHEPYSFKALVDISSNAFPGNKNVVFPPKKEGISIVV; encoded by the exons ATGAACAAGGACAAGATATTCAAGCTGGCAAAGGGGTTCCGGGGCAGGGCCAAGAATTGCATAAGGATAGCcagagagagagtagagaagGCCTTGCAGTACTCCTACAGAGACCGTCGCAACAAGAAGCGCGACATGCGCTCCCTTTGGATCCAACGCATCAATGCCGGCACCCGCCAACATGGG GTTAGCTACGGTAATTTCATGCATGGTCTGTTGAAGGAGAACATCCAACTGAACAGAAAAGTATTGTCAGAACTTTCTATGCACGAACCATACAGTTTCAAGGCCCTGGTAGACATCTCTAGCAATGCATTTCCGGGAAACAAGAATGTGGTGTTTCCTCCCAAGAAGGAGGGCATTTCGATTGTTGTGTAA
- the LOC122313299 gene encoding YTH domain-containing protein ECT4 isoform X3, translating to MAASPDRTPEEKPSQPDNNNEQPHPIKNEIAVAPNSSQDAATIVHQRDAAGLTGSFASSGDRSVYPPNIYAPQAQPFYYRGYDNASGEWDEYPPYVNAEGMEIGSPGVYNDNPSLLFHSGYGYNPQMPYGPYSPVTTPLPSVGGDAQLYSPQQFPFSGPPYYQQLVPPSMPYLTSPTPVSQPELTVDQQGDGMLFGQRPGFPPVGSFSRGSFPGGLGFHDSLQGIEGVRSGGIWSDWSKPSDRQRSFMPFSPAVSPQPVGTLGSFGQNVGMASQQQKPLYGFGSGLNPYNRGYLPSGFNQGSSFGSASISSLGANGRSWFSLENNKRHLRESGSLCSCNGTPDILSEQNRGPRASKPKSQTIADNNPSVENNKRSTSTAKIHDDSLNRPDFVTEYNDAKFFIIKSYSEDNVHKSIKYGVWASTPNGNRKLDAAYREAQEKQDTCPIFLFFSVNASAQFCGVAEMFGPVDFDKSVDYWQQDKWSGQFPVKWHIIKDVPNSQFRHIVLENNDNKPVTNSRDTQEVKLEQGIEMLNIFKNYETDMSILDDFDFYEERQKAMKERKARQQTGLMAVGVVGDSEHRNAVTLSGDFIKQMSKSFAQVVCMDEGSKEVTTLGERASSASDGSMGARVKLEDSITAAVSPTHTN from the exons ATGGCGGCAAGTCCAGATCGTACCCCTG AAGAGAAACCTTCTCAACCAGATAACAATAATGAACAG CCTCATCCAATAAAGAATGAGATTGCGGTTGCTCCTAACAGTTCTCAGGATGCTGCCACAATAGTCCATCAAAGGGATGCTGCAGGTCTAACAGGTTCATTTGCTTCAAGTGGAGATCGCTCTGTTTACCCACCTAACATCTATGCTCCTCAGGCCCAGCCCTTCTACTATCGAG GTTATGACAATGCAAGTGGTGAATGGGATGAATATCCTCCATATGTCAATGCTGAGGGAATGGAAATCGGATCTCCT GGTGTCTATAATGACAACCCATCTCTGCTGTTCCACTCTGGATATGGATACAACCCGCAAATGCCATATGGACCATATTCCCCAGTCACAACACCGTTGCCTTCTGTAGGTGGAGATGCACAGTTGTACTCCCCCCAGCAGTTCCCATTCTCTGGGCCACCTTATTACCAGCAGTTAGTCCCACCTAGCATGCCATATCTTACTTCACCAACACCGGTTTCACAGCCAGAGCTCACTGTTGACCAACAAGGTGATGGCATGCTTTTTGGACAAAGGCCTGGTTTTCCACCTGTGGGATCCTTCAGCAGAGGCAGTTTTCCTGGTGGCCTAGGTTTTCACGATTCTCTGCAAGGAATTGAAGGAGTAAGATCTGGAGGAATATGGTCAGATTGGTCTAAACCTTCAGACAGGCAGAGGTCTTTTATGCCTTTCTCACCAGCTGTATCTCCACAGCCTGTTGGCACACTTGGGTCATTTGGACAGAATGTTGGAATG GCTTCTCAACAGCAAAAACCATTGTATGGGTTTGGATCTGGTTTGAACCCCTATAACCGAGGCTATCTGCCTAGTGGTTTCAATCAGGGGTCAAGCTTTGGAAGTGCATCCATTTCCAGTTTGGGAGCAAATGGTCGGAGTTGGTTTTCACTGGAGAATAACAAGAGACACCTCAGGGAAAGTGGTTCTCTGTGCAGTTGTAATGGTACTCCTGACATCCTCAGTGAGCAGAACAGAGGACCAAGAGCCTCAAAGCCAAAGAGTCAAACCATAGCTGACAATAATCCTTCTGTTGAAAATAATAAACGTAGCACTTCTACTGCCAAGATCCATGATGATTCACTCAACCGACCAGATTTTGTCACAGAGTACAATGATGCTAAGTTCTTCATCATAAAATCTTACAGTGAGGATAATGTTCATAAGAGTATCAAATATGGTGTCTGGGCCAGCACACCAAATGGGAATAGAAAATTAGATGCTGCTTATCGTGAAGCTCAGGAGAAGCAAGATACTTGCCCAATCTTTCTATTCTTTTCG GTGAATGCCAGTGCTCAGTTTTGTGGGGTGGCTGAAATGTTTGGACCTGTTGATTTTGACAAGAGTGTGGATTACTGGCAGCAAGATAAATGGAGTGGGCAATTTCCTGTGAAGTGGCATATAATCAAAGATGTCCCAAACAGTCAGTTCCGTCACATTGTACTTGAAAATAATGACAACAAGCCTGTAACTAACAGTCGGGACACACAGGAG GTGAAGTTGGAGCAGGGTATTGAGATGTTGAACATTTTCAAGAATTATGAAACGGATATGTCCATTCtagatgattttgatttttatgaAGAGAGGCAGAAAGCCatgaaagaaaggaaagctCGACAACAAACGGGTCTGATGGCTGTTGGAGTAGTTGGAGACAGTGAACACAGAAATGCCGTTACACTATCAGGTGATTTCATCAAGCAGATGTCAAAGAGTTTTGCTCAAGTCGTTTGCATGGATGAGGGTAGCAAAGAGGTAACAACTCTTGGGGAAAGAGCTAGTTCTGCCTCAGATGGCTCAATGGGTGCCAGAGTCAAACTTGAAGATTCTATTACAGCAGCTGTCTCTCCTACTCATACCAATTAG